Sequence from the bacterium genome:
ACGGAGAGGAACGCTCGAGGGTCGAGAACGGGCGGTCGGGACCTTCGGAGCCCTGTGAGATGGGTATCACCCGAGACAAGAAAGTGAGCACCCGCAGCCCTGGCCAAACTGACCAGATAGTCATCCTCGCGGTCAGGCGTCAGTCCTCCGACCGACTGTGGACCGGTCGCGGTGCTCGCTCGGCGATCGAGTAGGGAGACGTATGCCCCCGCTTCCTCGATCGTGACGTACGGCCTGAACTTGGGACGCGGGAGAACGGCCCTCAGCTCACTGCGCAGCTTCGGGGAGACGACAAGCTCAAACAACCCTTCCATCCAAGCAAGAAGGATCCGAGCCGGAGCGCCGCTGCCTGATAGCAGCGCAGCGATCAGGACGCCGGGATCGGGGGGCGACCGGATGCACCTATTTTCTCGCGGCGTGCAGTTCCCGATAAGCGAGATCGCGAGCGTCCTTCTCCGTCAACTTGCCGCGGCTCCAGATTCTCTCGAGCGCGCCGTGCCCCAGATATCCACGGAGAGCATCCTCAAAAACCTCGTCCTCCTTCCTGCCGGTGCGAGCCGCAAGAACCTTGATGGCGTTGAGCACGGCGTCGCCGATGAAAACCGTAAACTTCCTCCTCGCCATATGTCCATTTTAACCGATCGCATCATTCTGAGGCGTCAGCCGTCACGACGCCTACTGCCCCGGGCGTCCCTCGAGTGCCAGAACTGGAACACTTTCCCGCTCGGGCCGCTTCGAATCTCATGGCACCGCGCCGTCGACGCTCTATTCGTCTGGTGCTCCAGTTTCCTGGTCCGTCCGCGCGGACCGGGCGTCGATGCGCGGGCGCCTCGCAACGGCGAGAAGGCTCGCGCCAAGCGGTAGGCGCAGAAGATCGCCGACCGATGCGAGCGC
This genomic interval carries:
- a CDS encoding putative toxin-antitoxin system toxin component, PIN family, which codes for MSLIGNCTPRENRCIRSPPDPGVLIAALLSGSGAPARILLAWMEGLFELVVSPKLRSELRAVLPRPKFRPYVTIEEAGAYVSLLDRRASTATGPQSVGGLTPDREDDYLVSLARAAGAHFLVSGDTHLTGLRRSRPPVLDPRAFLSVLEKDERPEGA